A window of Daphnia pulicaria isolate SC F1-1A chromosome 4, SC_F0-13Bv2, whole genome shotgun sequence genomic DNA:
cttttaacacAGAATCGGACCATTAAACCGATCAACTTCAACAGCGGGCATCATCACGCTGGACCACATTGGGCGATGTGACTgtactgctactgctgctgtttgGGTACTCTACTATAGGCTATTGTAGTTCTTGGCTCCGCATGGCTTCTCAGCTGCTGTTGGCCATCTTCATCCTCTTTTGCTCCTTGTACCAGCAGCGAGTATATATGGACCGCCACAGTTGGCGACGCACGGTCATTTGTTTCAATCAGAGTTTTCAATTGTGAAGACGTCGCCTGGTCAATTGACCCGATTCTCACATAAATCATTCGATATGGCCCTTTTGTCGGCCGTTGATCGTCCAATGATGAAGTAATATCAATTAAGGTTGATGCACATTTTCGAGAGAGGAAGAGAAATATCTTTCAgactccctctctctctctctcaaggcATACAGGAAGGAAGGCAGGCATTAAGAGACTTTTGCTAGCTGAGATTGTTCTTCACGTCCACGCAGCACGTTCGTGGCGGTTTGTGTACAAGCGCAGGAGGGTCAAAGATatagataaaaagaaagaaagagaaaagaaaccatttgaaataggGAAAGACAGGAAAGAAGGAGAAGGgaaacgtacacacacaccgacAACAGTTTCTCTATATAAAATGGGTCCGGGAATGGTTAGATAAATATAccttcagagagagagaatataagAGGAAGTAGCCTCCTGACTTGATGGTACAGAAACAGCAATCTGAAGCGGCTGTTGTCCAGAAACTAATAGATCCTATCGTCCatccgcctcctcctcctcctcccccctagAGCCTACTACTCTCCTAGCTCCTTTCTATATACACTTGCGCTGGCTGTATTCTCTTCTTGACCCTGATGATATGGTCTTTCCCTGGCCGTCCAGGGGCTCCCTGTTCCctttattccattttcttccctttttttttgtcttgttttctcCCGCATCATTTCCACCTGATTCTCGTCTGCTCCTTTTACTTACTGACATATCTTTTCTTAGCCATTTAGCTCGTCCAAAAAGTATTCCAGCTTTTCTGTCCCTTTTCCCCAGAAAAGCTTttgtctacttttttttttcttccttctctcgATCAACTCCGGTAGATCCCCCCGCTAACACCGGGCTCTCGGTGCACGTTAGGGAGACGATGAACTACGGGATTTCCAGGAGAAAATGATCCTGCCAACCCCTGCccctgcccccccccccccatacatATACACACAGTAGTATTCCAGCAACTACAGTCTAACTCTGAgcagtgctgctgctcctctcGATTCGAGTACTGGAATATAAGGAGGGAACCAGAGGGGGAGATTGTATCATAGCACACTCTGGGGACGCGTGGGagatcctctttttttttttcgttttctgccGTTCAAAAAGGCCCCCGAAGTTGTGTCTGTTGGCCTCCGCTATTGCCAATCAAAACCCCGACTTACTGTATGTAACTCGTCTACTCCACGATTTCGTCCCGGTTCAGTTGGTCAAGATATACCCAGCCAATTGCTCCACCAACCCCAAACTCTTCCTGTCTTGTctcgtttttgtttgtttatttgttttgtatttttcccttttttttttgttcttcttcctcctcttgaCGAAACTGATACGGGACGTCCTATTCGACATGGGCGTTcccttataaaaataaaataaaaaggtggaAGAGAaccttgtatatatatattcttggaacgaaaaaaaagtcgcCTTTGGGGAACCGTGGCTGTCGCAATACTACTCGTACATCTGCCAGTCAAGAAATCCTCCCCAGAGATAAGACAAATAGGGAAagaaatagcaaaaaaaaaacacggtcCATTTTGACCCGATCGCATTGACGATATTAATCCGTCGCTTTTAAATTTCCGTTTCGTTGGGAAACGAGATGAAtgagaagaaataaacttgGAAAAATCAGATCTGCGTCGcaccctgtgtgtgtgtgtcatttgCTTAGTTTTCGCAGTCCAGCTAGTGACTAAGGTCATCCGAGATAGGCGTCTTGTGACATCAAAGCTGACATGATACAGCACAAAAAGAGGAGGAATTCTGAGCCAAGCAACAACTCCCCTTTTGTATCTTGTACCATTTGGactttgttgttattgtcaaaTCGGCGAGAGAATAGGACACGTCAAGGACTTGTCGTGTCACCTTCTGCTCGGAATTCCAAATGGTCAAGAATATCAGAACTCTTTCTAAAACAATGACCATATTCAAAGTATAGATTCCATAAAATTTCGCGCAATTATGAAATAGTTTGATGACATCATCAGCCACTAGGCATCGTTTGGATTGAGAAGGACGCCaccttttgttttgattacgcatccattttatttgaattcgaTCTAGTTTCGCCTTGGCGTCTGGTGAATCACAGCGCATTTCCTGTTTGTGCATTTCAAGTTGTAACAGTTGAGTCGCACTGCGTTATTGTTCAAAGATCGAATCAAAATTCTATTCCTTCGCTCAGCTGACGGCGCTCGTAATTGATGCCATTTCGAGCGTTTCAATTCGAGTTCGCATTTTCAATCGAATTACTCTGCGAGCGAATGCTAGTACTCATGACATCACCTTTATAGACAGCAGGGAGAGTCAGCAAAGAGATCAAGAGGGCAACTCATATAAACACCCCTGTATTTCAACGTAGatacaaatatatataagagaaGACGATTGGAAACAGATGTGTTTGGTTTCAACAGTTTGCCTTCATCTCTTCAGCCCACAAGggaaaagaaagtgaaagttGTTCAGCTTGGTAAAGATCTCTCCTTTCAAGAGTATATGGATATACTTATTCCCGGCCGACCTCAACACATCATAAGGTCATCGGTTCGATTCGTCGTCTTGAGAGTCTCTTCTTCCCGGCAGTTTTTCTTGATATAGATATATACGTCGTTGCCtatacagtgtgtgtgtgtgtgtatattattgtatatttatatgttgACGCATCAATAAGGATCGTTGTCAGGACTTTTTGCTCTGAGTGGGAATAGGCGGCGCAGCGACTTGCAGCTGTTTCATCAGTTTCATTAGAAAAAGTGGTCGTGCGTCTCTCTCCTTTCGGGGAGGAATGAGGTCGCGACCGGAGCAAAACTGCACGCGCCGTTCGACGCTCCattccgcacacacacacacaacaacccgacgcttgtgtgtgtgtgtgtattggtTGGCGATGCGGAGCGCGTAGCAAGCCGTGACATTCGAGGTCGATTTTTTGTGttctggcttcttcttcttcttcttttttcataataACGACGTCACGGCCAAATCTTTTTGGTCGGACGCAGTCGAGAAACTGAACCTGTCGCCACAAATTATGCCACTCTCGTCCTCCCTGCCCGCGGAGGGAAAAggcagagagaaaagaaattacaaGTCAAGTCTCTCTGAAGATGATTCGCCCGTTATTTTCGCTCGTGATATTGCGGATGGATGTGCCGGCCGATGGGTTCTGCAGGCGCTGCGCCACCTcgtcgtctgtgtgtgtgtgcgtcgcGAGATTATAGTTTGACATGGGATGAAGGTGCTGATGGTCTTGAAATTGCGCAGTCAGGTAGAGAGAAAAGAGTCGTGGCCATGATGGAATGGAGTCGCGaggctggatggatggatgggagGAGAGATTGCCAGATGCAGGAGCGcgcctatgtgtgtgtgtatgtatgccCCCCTCTCTCCCTTCTATGTTCGCTTGTTTTCTCCATATAGCTCTGATTTGTCTTAGCTGCCTGCTTCTGCTTTATCGGCCGTCAGCAGCAGCTGTTGCCGGACCAGGGGTCTTGCTTACTCCGTCCGTCTCCCTATTGTGTCGCTAACACGCGGACAATAGCCCTCCTCTTTCGTCCCTGCTCCTTCACCCCGTTCCCcctctgtctctctctgtctccTGTGTTCACTACGTTGAGTCGTTGATGCCAGattgttttcttcaacgcAATTCCATCAACTTTCCACGAGCTGCTGAGTGGTAGTAGCTCTCCATGTCGACTTCAGACTATACCCACCGACATCCTCGCCTCCCCCCTTCCCCCCTTCCAAAAATGATACATCCGGTACTCCCTGTTCAACTGGAGGTTTATTAGACCGGAAGACAGTGTGTATTAGAGGTGATTCGGTACGTTGGGAGACTGCACCTTGTGCTATTGTAGGGAGAGTTGACGTCTTGGTAGCTCAAGagaaaatataagaataaTATAAGAAACTTGGCTGTAGGAGGGACTGGGCAGGAGCCGTACTGCCCTTGAGATTAAATTGTCGAGGCCGGTAGCGGCCGGTGGCAAACAGTAAACTTatatcctcctcctttttttcccattcctcCTTCACTTGCAATATCACGCCGGATCGGGTTCTCAGGATATTGATTCGATTCAAAAATATGCGCGTACACCGACACAATAAGATCGGCGGCACCTAGAATTTcatatccttttttgttcgatCCCCGtgcgagtttttattttctttggattggccattttgttgattttcaaaTAGCGCGCCCTTTACGGCTACTGGTTTCTTTCACAGTTTCACCTTTGCCTTAATATCCTGGGGAAATCGATTAATCTATCTTTGTTAGAAGTGCAATTAACTCGGCTCTCAGATGTTGTGTGCTTGTTAAAAAGTGGCAGAAACAGTTTCTCGTCTCTTGAACGTCGTCACTGTTTGTCATTCCTTGTTTTAACGCCACGCCGTCCGCTTCAGCTACATATAATGAATGACATTAGGTTTTTATTGGACGTGCCGTTGTTTCCCTGCGCCGCTCGACTGACTCATTACTTTTCGTCTCGTATAGTCatactcgtcgtcgtcgtcgtctgtgtgtgtgtttgcggttgttgtttttcccctATCGCGCAACCGTATCCGccccgccgccgccaccaccgccgtgcgctcctttcgttttcttcttctttataacactaaggaggaggaggggcgGTACAGGAGACGGATCCTCTTCTTAGCCAGCTTGAATGTAATTAATGAAGCGACAATGACGCATAGCGGGAGCATAGCGGTGACAGGTTGTGCGGATAGGGGCAGCGCCCGGGagtcggagagagagagagagagaagagccgTGATGCATAATTGCCGCTTCTCTCTCACTCTTTTCGCGCTTGCCTCCATTGTGGATGAGAGACTCGGTCGCTTTTCTTTAAGTGCATTACTTCAAAGtcaggtttttttattttttattttattttggagaGGGCGTCTGGGTGAGGATGGAGTGAGAGTCGGCCCTCTCTGTGCAATtactcttcttattcttcttctctttattctcttttcttcgacTCCATTTCTCGCAGATGGACGCCGGGAATTGTTCTCATAGCGTCGCCTCCAATTGGCCAGTCTCATTCTCTGACTCGTctcctcacacacacacacacattcccctgatgaagaagaaaaccttTTCATTCGCCCAACAGCTAGCCTGTGCTGTGCTCTAATCCCCCATTTTGATGCGCCTTTATTTGAGCCCCGGCAGATCTCTTCCGACCACCCACTCCGAGCTCTGTACCTTATATCCTTTTGCCATTATCTGCTCTGAGACACAATCAATGCATCTATTCGATTTGAATCGTTCAACCAATTCTGGCTAGTAGTAGTAACTTGATGCTTCAGTCCAAATCACACCCTGCCAAACAActccccccacccacccaccaaaAATCCCACCCCGCCGATGAGACAAGAGTTGCGCACGACCAGCGCGCGCACCCACCTCTAGCCGATATCACAGACGTACATATAAACACACAGAGAGGATTCGTGTGTGCGCCGTGGACGGACCGAGTGAATCCCGCCCCGCGCGATCTTTTCtcgctgcgtgtgtgtgtgtatgtgtggggCCTCTCTCTTAACTCAAGTTGCGGCTCAAGGGTGAGACGTGTGGAGTAAAGAGGGACTTGACGCTGCGGACTGCATCAGCACGCGGCCAGTCGTCCACCAGCCGTCACACCCTCTGCACCCACACAAACTCACGCACGACTCCTCCTTGCACTGATAAACAGGCCCGATCCTTGCACCTCCTTGACACACGCACCGCACTCCAAATCACTTAGTCACGCAACTTGTTTGGGTCCGTTTCACACGTCCTGCCCTCACAGTTTTCCCTGTAGTAAATTAATTGACTTGATTCCTTTTGTTTATCGTTCGATCCATTCCAAACTGATTCCAAACATTCTTTCGCGGTGCGTCGTTGTGAATCGTTTCTCTTCCATCATTCCAGGCTGTTTGTGTGTTATTGAATTTTAAGTTCGAGTGTCGGTTGactattattttttgggggtttgggTCGCTAAATCGCCATGGATTATCGGCAATTGCTTCTAAGTCAAGCCAACGCGCTGGCAGCGGCCGGTTGCTACGGCGGAGGCTATTCGTCCGCTTCGTCATCGGCGGCAGCCGCAGCTTACAGCCAATCCGCAGCCGCTCGCACATATTCCTACAGATTGTGGACCTTGGCAAACGTTCTGACCGATCCTTGTAggcgttttgaaaaaaataataatccttgtcttgttttcttatcttgtcttcttttttggttgggaTAAACATTCTCACAGTGTCTGATTAAAAGTTCATCAACAACTCCGTTCTTAACgagttttttgtgttttgtttgttatttgtccagggccatcaaCGGGTCGTCAGGAAGTCGTTGCCGAGTACTTTGCCAAGTGTTGGCTCTGCAGCAAAGGCTTCCCATCGCCGGCCGTTTTGCGTGAACACCTGCAGAACGTTCATCACGAAAGTGCGGCCGCAATCGCCGCCGCCATGGCTGcccttcagcagcagcaaccacagcagcaacaatcaCAACAGCTCGCTACCAGCGGAGTTCAGAGCAGCAGCATTCAACCAGTGACGTCAGTTCCGGTTGCGACCAGCACATCTTCGTCGTCGACTTCGTCGTCGCTTTCGTCGTCCTCTTCGACGACTATCCATCAGCTTCAGAGGCATCCGCACGCCTGCCTACAGTGCAGCGCAACCTTCGCCGAAAGAGACGAGCTGGAACGACACGAGCTGACTCACTCTCCCACCGCTCAAGTGGTAATTCAATCAATCCGGCAGCTTAATAGAAACGAACCATCAATCCTATGATGATTGTATATGACCCGATCTTGACATCCCTCCCTCACCTCGGGTTAGACATAGGAAGAGAGAAAGGGGCGAGGGAGGGAACACTAAAAAAAAGACGTTCAATTTTCGACCGACTCAATTTCAGTTTTATGCTTTTACGACTGACTATTTCATATCAGTGCAGCacaatatagagagagagggggagttTTTTTGAGCCTCCTGCATGGGGTCAGAAGGGAAAGGGCTCATCAGGGGGGGATATGCCTCTCAATCCTGTGTTATGTTAAGACTGGCCCGGCTAGTTTACGACAAAGTCAAAATGAAATGGTCCcaacgatttcaattttttgataaaccgtttttatatttgtcgCTCGCTCCTCTCCAGTCGTGCGGTGTTTGCCAGAAGAACTTTGCCAATGTCTACCGTCTGCAGCGTCACATGATCAGCCACGACGAATCGGCTGGACTGCGTAAATTCAAGTGCACCTACTGCGACAAGGCCTTCAAGTTTAAACATCATCTCAAGGTACTTATTTGATTCGCCCAAATCACTTTGACTGACACATTTTAGACCGTCGACTAACGTGTAAATTCTATGGATTCATCAACAATTTAGGAGCATGTCCGGATTCATTCTGGCGAGAAGCCGTTCGAGTGCGCCAACTGCGGCAAACGTTTCTCCCACTCGGGCTCGTATTCTTCCCACATGACCTCCAAAAAGTGCCTCATCCTCAATTCCAGGGTCAGTATTATCCTAGTACATTCCAAAACAAAGGAATTTTCCAAACTTAAATCctgattttcatttgatttgaaaccAACAGAACAGTCGACCACGTCTGCCAGTGATGGATCAGAAATCCGCTACCACCACTGTGGCAACCGCAGCGCCACTGAGAGCACCAAGTCCGGTTATTGGACGCCGCAGCTCGACACCGACCGCAACCGGTGTTGGTAAAttgaacagcagcaacaacagcttcAACAATGTCGTCAACCGCCACGTCAACGGTTACGCTCCCGTCATGGGTTACCCGAGCCTCTACGAACCGCCCAAATCGGTCAACGCGGGTGTCAACCCACCTGGCCCCGCTGGCCCGCCTCCGCCGCCTCCGCCGGCTCCCCATTACTTTAACACAATACCGGGGATTGGTTACAATAGTTCGAGCTTTGCCCACCTTACCCAATACTTGGTGGCCGCCCAATTGGCCTACCCGCTGCGCAACGCGTCACTTCACAGCAACACCAGCAGCACCAGTCCCATATACAAAGATATGGATCCGGTAGCCTTGGCGGCTGAACTCGACCGTAAGAGGAAACGCTCGGATTCCGGCATTGAGGACTCGACCAGCAAGTTTGTCACCGACTCGAAGCTCGGTCGCTACCAGCCGAACGATGCCATCACAACGGAACACCAGTCCCCAGCTGAAATTGAGAAAGTCAAACAGATCATTGAAAAGCTCAATGCTAATGTCACCCGTCAATCTTTCGAGGAGAGAGTCCAGCATGTCAAGAACTCACAGCGCGGACACTACATCCATCATCCTATTAGTTCCAGCCCTCTTGAGAAACAGCATCATGATTACAGCGAAGGTAAAAGATGATGCCCACTCTTTGATCGAGTTATTGATTTTTAACGcagggactttttttttcttataaaaaaaaaaaaaaaaataggattgGCGgccaaaatggaagaagataACCGGCACGTGCAGGTTTCGCCCAATATAACTCCTGGACTAGAGGATATGATTGAAGAGGTTCCCGACACGGATGACCAGCCGCCTGTGCCGCATCAGGGCGCTGCCGATGACGACATGAGGGAGGATGCGGCCAGTGAGACTGGCACTGATGACTCTGGTCTGGTGATGGCACTCGACCAAGACAGCGTTACGGGCCAGCGCGACGAGAACAATCCATCCAATAACAACCTTGGAGTTGGCCACCTGAACGCCGGATTCTCTGTCGGCGGAATCGCCAAGACGTCAGAAAGGACCAGGTCGACGATATCTGAAGATAAAGCAGCCGTacgttttttaatttaaatctttttttaagggaTAAAAGTTCTAatggaaattcaattttttttttgccgataCAGATTTTGAAGAGATATTTCGCACAGCAGCCTCGCCCGAAACGCGACGAGATTAACCGGTTGAGCCGCGAACTCAACTTCCCGCCTCGTGTTATTCAAGTCTGGTTccaaaacgccagagcacgagacCGCAGGGAAGCCTTATTTAATGTAGTCCATGGTGGCGACGCGTTCCAGTGTCGCCCTAGTAACGGCCATGGACCCATCACTGATCACTATGCAACACAACATTTTCCTTCTCAGCCAACGGATTTAAGGTATGTTCTCTCGTTCAATTCCTGTTCCAATCGGcttttacttaattttatattttttttaaaatagttcCACGGCCGAGCACGAAGATTTAGATGAAAGTAGGAAcatagaagaggaagaagaagaagaagagaacgaaCAGCCATTAGATCTGACTGTCAAGCGAGTGGAATCCGAGTCGAACTCGGGACACCCGCAATTAAGAGAAACATCCGCAGTCGTTGAAAACGGATTGAAAATGGATAGGTCTATGACAGGGACATCGCAACTGACCGTGTCGGTGAGCGTCAAAGAGAACGGTATCGTCCACCCTAAGAAACGCAACTGGATCAAGATGGAAGAAGAGGACGACTCTTTCCCCCATGAAATCGAAGAGTGGAAAAAGACCTTTGCTGCCGGACTCCACTGCGGGTAATTTGCACTTTTAATCTGACCTAAAAGGAACTatgaatttcattgtttgtttcatttaattttacaGAGTTCAGCGCTGTTTCAATGGCAAATTGTCGCCGCAATCGTCAGATATTTCTGGAGCTGAGGAAGAAACATTGAAGCGATCTTTGGGACCAGTTGGATCTTGTGACGAAGGAAGCGAGTCACGCGACACTAGCGGTGACGATGGTGGACACACCACCCCTACGACCAGCATCACGGCTCGCAGTGGAAAGAAATCCAAATttggcagcggcagcagcgtcACTGGTGGTGGCAAGAGTCTCACTCCAGCACCACCTACGGTCGCGATGGCAGTAGGCGATAACAGCGAAGGCCTCTACTCTTGCGATCAGTGCGACAAGAGCTTCTCCAAACTCAGTTCGTTGACGCGCCATAAATACGAACACTCGGGTAAATACCTTTATCTTTCTTCGAGGGTCTTGGTTGATTGGACCAGTTAGTTGGATCGTGATTGACGTAGAGGTCCAGCAATTACTAacgattatttttctttgctcaGGTCAACGTCCTTAC
This region includes:
- the LOC124337853 gene encoding zinc finger protein 1-like isoform X4; this encodes MIHSEEETTMKASSTKMLEGAPISPNGSSDANHNLNKPLLATCSSSSSSSSSSSSSSSFSSSSFTTATNNKPSIRADNVVASDFLSSSRAAVLQPTPTSVHVATVDGRPEDDVEEAEVATEPEEVEEEEEEEEEDETTSPEGQSPTPRDVTQRINSSSSILSVVKGDVDGPESSSGLIQATSGQSIKSGKKSSGSILAPRVPSNKNKSRSKTGPSTGRQEVVAEYFAKCWLCSKGFPSPAVLREHLQNVHHESAAAIAAAMAALQQQQPQQQQSQQLATSGVQSSSIQPVTSVPVATSTSSSSTSSSLSSSSSTTIHQLQRHPHACLQCSATFAERDELERHELTHSPTAQVSCGVCQKNFANVYRLQRHMISHDESAGLRKFKCTYCDKAFKFKHHLKEHVRIHSGEKPFECANCGKRFSHSGSYSSHMTSKKCLILNSRNSRPRLPVMDQKSATTTVATAAPLRAPSPVIGRRSSTPTATGVGKLNSSNNSFNNVVNRHVNGYAPVMGYPSLYEPPKSVNAGVNPPGPAGPPPPPPPAPHYFNTIPGIGYNSSSFAHLTQYLVAAQLAYPLRNASLHSNTSSTSPIYKDMDPVALAAELDRKRKRSDSGIEDSTSKFVTDSKLGRYQPNDAITTEHQSPAEIEKVKQIIEKLNANVTRQSFEERVQHVKNSQRGHYIHHPISSSPLEKQHHDYSEGLAAKMEEDNRHVQVSPNITPGLEDMIEEVPDTDDQPPVPHQGAADDDMREDAASETGTDDSGLVMALDQDSVTGQRDENNPSNNNLGVGHLNAGFSVGGIAKTSERTRSTISEDKAAILKRYFAQQPRPKRDEINRLSRELNFPPRVIQVWFQNARARDRREALFNVVHGGDAFQCRPSNGHGPITDHYATQHFPSQPTDLSSTAEHEDLDESRNIEEEEEEEENEQPLDLTVKRVESESNSGHPQLRETSAVVENGLKMDRSMTGTSQLTVSVSVKENGIVHPKKRNWIKMEEEDDSFPHEIEEWKKTFAAGLHCGVQRCFNGKLSPQSSDISGAEEETLKRSLGPVGSCDEGSESRDTSGDDGGHTTPTTSITARSGKKSKFGSGSSVTGGGKSLTPAPPTVAMAVGDNSEGLYSCDQCDKSFSKLSSLTRHKYEHSGQRPYQCDMCPKAFKHKHHLTEHKRLHSGEKPFQCQKCLKRFSHSGSYSQHMNHRFSYCRPCPASS